One Blattabacterium cuenoti genomic window carries:
- the aroC gene encoding chorismate synthase, whose amino-acid sequence MAGNIFGNLFRVSTFGESHGIALGGIIDGCPAGIELNFKEIQYELNRRKPGQSSIVTQRNEPDEVNFLSGIFDNKTTGTPIGFVIYNKDHKSNDYNHIKEVYRPSHSDFTYEKKYGIRDYRGGGRSSARETTCRIVAGAIAKQLIKNITIISYVSSVGDISVNKSYHELDLSRESIEKNPIRCPDPKIAEKMIYKIKKIKNQGDTIGGIITCVIKNVPIGIGEPVFDKLHAELGKAMLSINAVKGFEYGSGFNGTKLTGSQHNDLFQKNGRTKTNLSGGIQGGISNGMDIYFRIAFKPVATIMKKQKTIDQYGNFILMEGKGRHDPCVLPRAVPIVESMTALVLADYWMYTKLSKYSSISNSKN is encoded by the coding sequence ATGGCAGGTAATATTTTCGGAAATTTATTTCGAGTTAGTACTTTTGGAGAAAGTCATGGAATCGCATTAGGGGGTATTATTGATGGATGTCCAGCAGGAATAGAATTAAATTTTAAAGAAATTCAATATGAATTAAATAGAAGAAAACCTGGCCAATCATCCATAGTGACTCAAAGAAATGAACCTGATGAAGTGAATTTTTTATCTGGAATTTTTGACAATAAAACAACAGGGACACCCATTGGGTTTGTTATTTATAATAAGGATCATAAATCTAATGATTATAATCATATTAAAGAAGTTTATCGTCCATCACATTCAGATTTTACTTATGAAAAAAAATATGGAATAAGAGATTATAGAGGAGGAGGACGTTCTTCTGCAAGAGAAACAACATGCAGAATAGTAGCTGGTGCTATCGCTAAACAATTAATAAAAAATATTACAATTATATCTTATGTTTCTTCTGTAGGGGACATATCTGTAAATAAATCTTATCATGAATTAGATTTATCTAGAGAATCAATAGAAAAAAACCCTATAAGATGCCCTGACCCCAAGATTGCGGAAAAAATGATATATAAAATTAAAAAAATAAAAAATCAAGGAGATACAATAGGAGGAATTATTACTTGTGTAATTAAAAATGTACCAATAGGTATTGGAGAACCTGTTTTTGATAAATTACATGCTGAATTAGGAAAAGCTATGCTTTCAATTAATGCTGTAAAAGGATTCGAATACGGAAGTGGATTTAATGGAACTAAATTAACTGGATCTCAGCACAATGATTTATTTCAAAAAAATGGAAGGACCAAAACAAATTTATCAGGAGGAATACAAGGTGGAATTTCAAATGGAATGGACATTTATTTTAGAATAGCGTTTAAGCCTGTAGCTACAATAATGAAAAAACAGAAAACTATAGATCAATATGGAAATTTTATCCTTATGGAAGGAAAAGGAAGACATGATCCTTGTGTTTTACCTCGTGCGGTTCCTATTGTGGAATCTATGACTGCTTTAGTTTTAGCAGATTACTGGATGTACACTAAATTATCTAAATATTCTTCAATTTCAAATTCAAAAAATTGA
- the miaA gene encoding tRNA (adenosine(37)-N6)-dimethylallyltransferase MiaA, whose translation MNQKFLIFIVGPTCVGKTQLSLFLAEKFKTEILSCDSRQFYKELKIGTSMPTIEELCRIHHHFIGHLSIHQDYNAKLFEIDSLTKISELFTKYSILIMVGGSSLYEKAVTEGLSEFPEIQINIKNHLIYHFKKNGISFLQNEFFKFKKIGESIDIFNPRRLIRYLEIVKSTGKNPSFFYKKKKRNFIIMKIGLTIPRDEIYSKINDRVDNMVRMGLLDEAKLYYHYRNLNSLKTIGYQEIFEFLSEGKNDLNKSIEKIKKNTRKYAKRQFTWYKKDTSITWFNPKEKEKIFSFIIKNVGNTGFEPVTSCL comes from the coding sequence TTGAATCAAAAATTTCTCATTTTTATTGTAGGGCCTACTTGTGTAGGAAAAACTCAGCTTTCCTTATTTCTAGCTGAAAAATTTAAAACTGAAATTTTATCTTGCGATTCTAGACAATTTTATAAGGAATTAAAAATAGGAACCTCTATGCCTACTATAGAAGAATTATGTCGTATCCATCATCATTTTATCGGGCATTTAAGTATACATCAAGATTATAATGCCAAATTATTTGAAATAGATTCCTTAACAAAAATTTCAGAATTATTTACTAAATATTCCATATTGATTATGGTAGGAGGATCAAGTTTATATGAAAAAGCAGTAACAGAAGGGTTGTCTGAATTTCCTGAAATTCAGATTAATATTAAAAATCATTTAATTTATCATTTTAAAAAAAATGGAATTTCATTTTTACAAAATGAATTTTTTAAATTCAAAAAAATAGGTGAATCAATAGATATTTTCAATCCCAGACGTTTAATTAGATATTTAGAAATTGTAAAGTCTACAGGAAAAAATCCTTCTTTTTTTTATAAGAAAAAAAAGAGAAATTTTATAATTATGAAAATAGGATTAACAATACCTAGGGATGAAATTTATTCAAAAATAAATGATAGAGTAGATAACATGGTAAGAATGGGTTTATTAGACGAAGCGAAGCTATATTATCATTATAGAAATTTGAATAGCTTAAAAACTATAGGATATCAAGAAATATTCGAATTTCTTTCCGAAGGGAAGAATGATTTAAATAAAAGCATAGAAAAAATAAAAAAGAATACTAGAAAATACGCAAAAAGACAATTTACGTGGTATAAGAAAGATACATCAATCACATGGTTCAATCCAAAAGAAAAAGAAAAAATATTTAGTTTTATTATAAAAAATGTGGGCAATACTGGATTCGAACCAGTGACCTCCTGCTTGTAA
- a CDS encoding bifunctional folylpolyglutamate synthase/dihydrofolate synthase has translation MNYTETIQWIFKRLPIYQKIGFRSYKPGLKRIQNFCSYLGNPQNFFKSIHVGGTNGKGSTVHMLSSILQEEKYKTGLFTSPHLIDFRERITCNGVLIEKDFIVDFIKKNKKFIEKEKISFFEMNTALAFQYFKEKKVNIAIIEVGMGGRLDSTNLITPEISVITNISIDHTEILGENRLKIASEKAGIIKKNVSVIIGRRISRDVRFLFFKEALKKNAPIYFSVKSKKDSQYKMPFKADYQNFNRSIVLKTIRILHYRKNIIVSDQSIKKGFKNVIKNTTLKGRWHILQKKDPKIICDIAHNEEGIYMVNKQLKKESYEKLHLVLGFVREKKVDKLLKHFPIESFYYFCQPSIDRKYSIHNLIILINKLFENRDRINFYPSVIKAFLHAKSKASQNDLILISGSTFVVSEILLYYKNFFSYI, from the coding sequence TTGAATTATACTGAAACAATTCAATGGATTTTTAAACGTCTTCCAATCTATCAAAAAATAGGATTTAGATCATACAAACCTGGTTTAAAAAGGATACAAAATTTTTGTTCTTATTTAGGAAATCCTCAAAATTTTTTTAAAAGTATACATGTAGGTGGAACAAATGGAAAAGGTTCCACAGTACATATGTTGTCTTCTATTTTACAAGAAGAAAAATATAAAACAGGGCTATTCACATCTCCTCATTTAATAGATTTTAGAGAAAGAATAACCTGCAATGGCGTTTTAATAGAAAAAGATTTTATTGTAGATTTTATAAAAAAAAATAAGAAATTTATAGAAAAAGAAAAAATTTCATTTTTTGAAATGAATACTGCCTTAGCATTTCAATATTTTAAAGAAAAAAAAGTAAATATAGCAATTATTGAAGTAGGAATGGGGGGTCGATTAGATTCGACTAATTTAATTACCCCAGAAATATCTGTAATTACAAATATTAGCATAGATCATACAGAAATTCTGGGTGAAAATCGATTAAAAATCGCTTCAGAAAAAGCTGGAATTATCAAAAAAAATGTATCAGTAATAATAGGAAGAAGAATATCTAGAGATGTTCGATTTCTTTTTTTTAAAGAAGCTTTAAAAAAAAATGCTCCAATCTATTTTTCTGTAAAATCTAAAAAAGATTCGCAGTATAAAATGCCTTTCAAAGCAGATTATCAAAATTTTAATAGAAGTATAGTATTAAAAACTATAAGAATTTTACATTATAGAAAAAATATTATAGTATCTGATCAATCAATAAAAAAAGGATTTAAAAATGTGATAAAAAATACAACCTTAAAAGGGCGTTGGCACATTTTGCAAAAAAAAGATCCCAAAATTATTTGTGATATAGCTCATAATGAAGAAGGCATATATATGGTTAATAAACAGCTAAAAAAAGAATCATATGAAAAATTACATTTAGTTTTGGGTTTTGTAAGAGAAAAAAAAGTGGATAAATTATTAAAACATTTTCCTATTGAGTCTTTTTATTATTTTTGTCAACCTAGTATAGATAGAAAATACTCAATTCACAATTTGATAATATTAATTAATAAATTATTTGAAAATCGTGATAGAATAAATTTTTATCCTTCTGTGATAAAGGCTTTTTTGCATGCTAAAAGTAAAGCTAGTCAAAATGACTTGATCCTGATATCTGGAAGTACGTTTGTTGTATCTGAAATATTGTTATATTATAAGAATTTTTTTTCTTACATTTGA
- the glnS gene encoding glutamine--tRNA ligase encodes MELLSVYNIKSHLHFIEKIIEEDIKNGFPIKKIRFRFPPEPNGFLHIGHVKAICLNFELGKKYRSPINLRFDDTNPIGENRNFIESIKKDIIFLGFHWDNESYASDYFPKLYEWAIKLIKENKAYVDDQSQNVIQIQRKNPFEVGINSDYRNRSIEENLFLFEKMKNGFFEEGSCVLRAKINMSSSNMNMRDPIMYRILRKKHHRTGYQWCIYPTYDWTHGLCDYIEQISHSLCSLEFENRRPLYNWYLDQIYIDNQDKIRPKQIEFSRLNLSHTITSKRKIQYLIEKKIIQSWNDPRILTISGLRRKGYTSVALKNFIHKIGITKRNNIIDISFLEFCIREHLNKIAPRVMVVLYPIKLVIDNYSNTTEWVKVENNPEDSNFGNRKVPFSKFIYIEKNDFLEKEEKNFFRLCLGKEVRLKNAYIIKANSVIRNYEGEIKEIHCTYDPKSKSGKKNKIEEKGRVKSTLHWVSIKHSFPITINLYNPLFIKRNPDIDFYKCINPKSKDRIIGYAEPYLKKAKKGDRFQFQRIGYFYADTDSNSFSFNQTVSIKNQWEKISFL; translated from the coding sequence ATTGAATTATTATCTGTATATAATATAAAATCACACTTACATTTTATTGAGAAAATTATAGAGGAAGATATAAAAAATGGATTTCCCATAAAAAAAATTAGATTTCGTTTTCCTCCTGAACCTAATGGATTTCTTCATATTGGGCATGTGAAAGCTATATGTTTGAATTTTGAGTTAGGTAAAAAATATAGATCTCCAATTAATTTAAGATTTGATGATACTAACCCTATAGGAGAAAATAGAAATTTTATAGAATCTATAAAAAAAGACATTATTTTTTTAGGGTTCCATTGGGATAATGAAAGTTATGCTTCAGATTATTTTCCTAAACTTTATGAATGGGCTATAAAATTGATTAAAGAAAACAAAGCTTATGTAGATGATCAATCTCAAAACGTCATTCAAATTCAAAGAAAAAATCCTTTTGAAGTTGGAATTAACAGCGATTATAGAAATCGATCTATAGAAGAAAATTTATTTCTTTTTGAAAAAATGAAAAACGGGTTTTTTGAAGAAGGATCTTGTGTTTTAAGAGCAAAAATTAATATGAGCTCATCAAATATGAATATGCGAGATCCAATTATGTATAGAATTTTACGAAAAAAACATCATAGAACTGGATATCAATGGTGTATTTATCCAACTTATGATTGGACACATGGTTTATGTGATTATATAGAACAAATATCTCATTCTTTATGTTCTTTAGAATTTGAGAACAGACGTCCGTTATATAATTGGTATTTAGATCAAATTTATATTGATAATCAAGATAAAATAAGGCCCAAACAAATAGAGTTTTCAAGATTAAATTTAAGTCATACAATAACTAGCAAAAGAAAAATTCAATACTTGATTGAAAAAAAAATTATTCAATCTTGGAATGATCCGCGTATTTTAACAATATCCGGATTACGTCGTAAAGGATACACTTCTGTTGCCTTAAAAAATTTTATCCATAAAATAGGAATTACAAAAAGAAATAATATTATAGATATATCTTTTTTAGAATTTTGTATTAGAGAACATTTAAACAAAATAGCCCCTAGAGTTATGGTAGTATTATATCCAATTAAATTAGTTATTGATAATTATTCAAATACTACTGAATGGGTAAAAGTAGAAAACAATCCAGAAGATTCTAATTTTGGAAACAGAAAAGTTCCTTTTTCCAAATTTATATATATTGAAAAAAATGATTTTTTGGAAAAAGAAGAAAAAAACTTTTTCCGTCTTTGTCTTGGAAAAGAAGTTAGACTTAAAAATGCTTATATCATAAAAGCAAATTCGGTCATCAGAAATTATGAGGGAGAAATAAAAGAAATACATTGCACCTATGATCCTAAAAGTAAATCTGGAAAGAAAAACAAAATTGAAGAAAAAGGAAGAGTAAAAAGTACTTTACATTGGGTGTCTATAAAACATTCTTTTCCCATAACAATTAATTTATATAACCCTCTTTTTATAAAAAGAAACCCAGATATAGACTTTTATAAATGTATAAATCCCAAGTCAAAAGATAGAATCATTGGATATGCAGAACCATACTTAAAAAAAGCAAAAAAAGGAGATCGTTTTCAATTTCAAAGAATTGGATATTTTTATGCAGATACAGACTCTAACTCTTTCTCTTTTAATCAAACAGTATCTATAAAAAATCAATGGGAAAAAATCTCTTTTTTATAA
- the rpoC gene encoding DNA-directed RNA polymerase subunit beta', whose protein sequence is MNKKKRNRFNKITIRLASPEVILKESNGEVLKPETINYRTHKPERDGLFCERIFGPVKDYECACGKYKRIRYKGIVCDRCGVEVTEKKVRRERMGHISLVVPVVHIWCFRSSPNKIGYLLGLPSKKLEMIIYYERYVVIQGGLGLRSDGSSFHKGDFLTEEEYLQALNKLPKGNQQLENSDPNKFIAKMGAECIEDLLNRTDLDLLSMELRNQVQNETSKQRRAEALKRLQVIESFREGKKNGGDPSWMIIHVLSVIPPELRPLVPLDGGRYAASDMTDLYRRVLIRNNRLKRLIEIKAPEVILRNEKRMLQEAVDSLFDNSRKVSAVKSEANRPLKSLSDALKGKQGRFRQNLLGKRVDYSARSVIVVGPHLKLHECGLPKDMAAELYKPFIIRKLIERGIVKTVKSSKKIIDKRDPMIWDILENVLKGHPVLLNRAPTLHRLGIQAFQPKLIEGKAIQLHPLVCAAFNADFDGDQMAVHLPLSHGAILEAQLLMLASQNILNPANGSPITVPSQDMVLGLYYMTKPLLSNSKIKVKGEGLVFYSSEEVEIAYNQNVVDLHALIKVKVNLRDKEGFVSRIIETTVGRVLFNQVVPKKVGFINKSLTKKSLREIIGKILHFTDVPTTANFLDDIKELGFYNAFKGGLSFGLGDIIIPDNKKEMVYHAIKQVDNVKINYNMGLITNNERYNQVIDIWTNTNAMLTEKVMKYMREDRQGFNPVYMMLDSGARGSKEQIRQLSGMRGLMAKPQKTGSSGGEIIENPILSNFREGLSILEYFISTHGARKGLADTALKTADAGYLTRRLVDAAQDVIIKIEDCKTLRGLEIYALKKNEEVVETLFDRILGRISLNDIYDKDNQLIISSGEMIDEKIAEIIDKSGIEIVEVRSPLTCEAKMGICSKCYGRNLSTGEIVQKGEAVGVIAAQSIGEPGTQLTLRTFHVGGTAGNITESSQIKAKYNGIIEFEDLKIVQTKQSSDQVGVVVSRSTEMKLFDFKKSSVLMVNNIPYGAYLYVKHGDQLKEGDTICKWDLYNAVIVAEFSGIIYYQHLEQGVTFQIEIDEQTGFQEKVITEVRNKNLIPTLKIINEKNEELKVYNLPVGAHLMVEDGEKIDIGKILVKVPRKTAKSGDITGGLPRLSELFEARNPSNPAVVSEIDGIVSHGKIKRGNREIIVESKTGEIRKYLVKLSNQILVQENDYVKAGMPLSDGAVTPNDILNIRGPRAVQEYLIKEIQDVYRLQGVKINDKHFEVIVLQMMRKVEVIDGGDTKFLEGNIEYKDDFIEENDRISQMKVVEESGDSDVFKKGDIINDRDFINENAVLKYKNKKLIKTRNAIPATARPILQGITRAALQTKSFISAASFQETTKVLGEAAISSKIDYLHGLKENVIVGHKIPAGTGLREYEDLSPDIIL, encoded by the coding sequence ATGAATAAAAAAAAAAGGAATAGATTTAATAAAATAACTATTCGATTAGCTTCTCCAGAGGTAATATTAAAAGAATCTAATGGAGAAGTGTTAAAGCCTGAAACAATAAATTATCGTACTCATAAACCAGAAAGAGATGGACTTTTTTGTGAACGAATTTTTGGTCCAGTAAAAGATTATGAATGCGCCTGTGGAAAATACAAAAGAATTCGTTATAAAGGGATTGTTTGTGATAGATGTGGAGTTGAAGTTACTGAAAAAAAAGTTAGAAGAGAACGCATGGGACATATAAGTCTTGTAGTTCCTGTTGTTCATATTTGGTGTTTTAGGTCTTCCCCTAATAAAATTGGGTATTTACTGGGGTTACCTTCTAAAAAACTTGAAATGATTATTTATTATGAACGATATGTAGTTATTCAAGGGGGGTTAGGTTTACGTTCAGACGGGTCTTCTTTTCATAAAGGAGATTTTCTTACTGAAGAAGAATATTTGCAAGCTTTAAATAAGCTTCCAAAAGGGAATCAACAATTAGAAAACTCTGATCCCAATAAGTTTATCGCAAAAATGGGAGCAGAATGTATAGAAGATCTTTTAAATCGAACAGATTTGGATCTGTTATCTATGGAATTAAGAAATCAAGTCCAGAATGAAACTTCTAAACAAAGACGTGCTGAAGCATTAAAACGTTTACAGGTCATTGAATCTTTTAGAGAAGGAAAAAAAAACGGAGGAGATCCATCTTGGATGATTATTCATGTATTGTCTGTTATTCCTCCAGAATTACGTCCTTTAGTCCCTTTAGATGGAGGACGTTATGCCGCATCTGATATGACTGATTTATATCGTCGTGTACTTATAAGAAATAATCGTTTAAAAAGGCTTATAGAAATTAAAGCTCCTGAAGTCATTTTACGGAATGAAAAAAGAATGCTTCAAGAAGCAGTAGATTCTCTTTTTGATAATTCAAGAAAAGTTTCTGCCGTAAAATCAGAAGCAAATCGTCCTTTAAAATCTTTATCTGATGCATTAAAAGGAAAACAAGGCCGTTTTAGACAAAATTTACTTGGAAAGAGAGTCGATTATTCCGCACGATCTGTTATTGTAGTAGGCCCACATTTAAAATTACATGAATGTGGATTACCTAAAGATATGGCTGCAGAACTTTATAAACCTTTTATTATACGAAAACTAATTGAGAGAGGGATAGTAAAAACAGTAAAATCTTCTAAGAAAATTATTGATAAAAGAGATCCTATGATATGGGATATTTTAGAAAATGTTTTAAAAGGACATCCTGTATTATTAAATAGGGCTCCTACATTACATAGATTAGGAATTCAAGCCTTCCAACCTAAATTGATAGAAGGGAAAGCTATTCAATTACATCCTTTAGTTTGTGCTGCTTTCAATGCAGATTTTGATGGAGATCAAATGGCAGTTCATTTACCATTATCTCATGGTGCTATATTAGAGGCTCAACTTTTGATGTTAGCTTCTCAAAATATATTAAACCCTGCTAATGGATCCCCTATTACAGTTCCTTCTCAAGATATGGTATTAGGATTGTATTATATGACAAAACCTTTATTGTCAAATTCAAAAATAAAAGTAAAAGGAGAAGGACTTGTTTTTTATTCCTCAGAAGAAGTTGAAATAGCATATAATCAAAACGTAGTAGACTTACATGCATTGATTAAAGTAAAAGTTAATCTTCGTGATAAAGAAGGGTTTGTTAGTAGAATAATAGAAACTACTGTAGGTAGAGTATTATTTAATCAAGTAGTTCCTAAAAAAGTAGGATTTATTAATAAATCCTTAACAAAAAAATCACTGAGAGAAATTATAGGTAAAATATTACATTTTACAGATGTCCCTACTACTGCCAATTTTTTAGATGATATTAAAGAATTAGGTTTTTATAACGCATTCAAAGGTGGTTTATCTTTTGGATTAGGCGACATTATTATACCTGATAATAAAAAAGAAATGGTTTATCATGCAATTAAACAAGTAGATAATGTCAAGATCAATTACAACATGGGATTGATTACGAATAATGAACGTTATAATCAAGTGATTGATATATGGACAAATACTAACGCTATGCTTACAGAGAAAGTCATGAAATATATGCGTGAAGATAGACAAGGATTTAATCCAGTATATATGATGTTAGATTCTGGAGCCAGAGGTTCTAAAGAACAAATACGTCAGCTTTCAGGGATGCGTGGTTTAATGGCAAAACCTCAAAAAACTGGATCTTCTGGAGGAGAAATTATTGAAAATCCTATTTTATCGAACTTTAGAGAGGGACTTTCTATTTTAGAATATTTTATATCTACCCATGGAGCTAGAAAAGGATTAGCAGATACTGCATTAAAAACTGCAGATGCTGGATATCTTACAAGACGTTTAGTAGATGCAGCTCAAGATGTCATTATAAAAATAGAAGATTGCAAAACTTTACGTGGACTAGAAATTTATGCATTAAAAAAAAATGAGGAAGTTGTAGAAACTTTATTTGATAGAATTTTAGGACGTATATCTTTAAATGATATTTATGATAAAGATAATCAATTGATAATTTCTTCAGGTGAGATGATCGATGAGAAAATAGCAGAGATTATTGATAAATCTGGAATTGAAATAGTAGAAGTTAGATCTCCTCTAACTTGTGAAGCTAAAATGGGGATTTGTTCTAAATGTTATGGTCGTAATTTATCTACAGGAGAAATTGTTCAAAAAGGAGAAGCCGTGGGTGTCATTGCTGCACAATCAATTGGAGAACCAGGGACTCAGCTTACTTTACGTACTTTTCATGTTGGAGGGACAGCAGGAAATATTACGGAATCTTCACAAATAAAAGCAAAATATAATGGAATCATAGAATTTGAAGATTTAAAAATTGTTCAAACAAAACAGAGTTCTGATCAAGTGGGGGTTGTCGTTTCTAGGTCTACAGAAATGAAACTTTTTGATTTCAAAAAATCATCCGTTTTAATGGTAAATAATATTCCTTATGGTGCCTATTTATATGTAAAACATGGAGACCAGTTGAAAGAGGGAGATACAATTTGTAAATGGGATTTGTATAATGCAGTTATTGTTGCAGAATTTTCTGGAATAATATATTATCAACATTTAGAACAAGGGGTGACGTTTCAAATAGAAATAGATGAACAAACTGGATTTCAAGAAAAAGTAATAACAGAAGTTAGAAATAAAAATTTAATACCAACACTAAAAATTATTAATGAAAAAAATGAAGAATTAAAAGTATATAATCTTCCGGTAGGTGCTCATTTAATGGTAGAAGATGGAGAAAAAATAGATATAGGAAAGATATTGGTAAAAGTCCCAAGAAAAACAGCTAAATCAGGAGATATTACAGGAGGATTACCTCGTTTATCTGAATTGTTTGAAGCGCGTAATCCTTCTAATCCAGCTGTGGTATCAGAAATAGATGGGATAGTTAGTCATGGAAAAATAAAAAGAGGAAATAGAGAGATTATCGTAGAATCCAAAACAGGAGAAATCAGAAAATATCTTGTAAAACTATCTAATCAAATACTTGTGCAAGAAAATGATTATGTAAAAGCAGGTATGCCTTTATCAGACGGTGCAGTAACTCCTAATGATATTTTAAATATAAGAGGACCTAGAGCAGTGCAAGAATATTTAATAAAAGAAATACAAGATGTATATCGTTTACAAGGTGTGAAAATTAATGATAAACATTTTGAAGTTATTGTTTTACAAATGATGAGAAAGGTAGAAGTTATAGATGGGGGAGACACAAAATTTTTGGAAGGGAATATAGAATATAAAGATGATTTTATAGAAGAAAATGATAGAATATCTCAAATGAAAGTGGTTGAAGAATCCGGAGATTCTGATGTTTTCAAAAAGGGTGATATTATCAATGACAGAGATTTTATAAACGAAAATGCAGTTCTAAAATATAAAAATAAAAAATTAATAAAAACCAGAAATGCAATTCCTGCTACAGCAAGACCCATATTACAAGGAATAACGAGAGCAGCGTTACAAACTAAATCTTTTATATCTGCAGCATCATTTCAAGAAACAACAAAAGTTTTAGGTGAAGCAGCTATAAGTAGCAAGATTGATTATTTACACGGATTGAAAGAAAATGTAATAGTGGGACACAAAATCCCTGCAGGAACCGGATTAAGAGAATATGAAGACCTTTCTCCAGATATAATATTATAA